The following is a genomic window from bacterium.
TTCTTTATTTAATACTCTCCACAAATTTAGAAAGGGACTCTTCTCTTTCTTTATCGTTTGAGACAAATTGTATGCCAATATTGCAATCTTCTTTCTTGTGTAAATGCCAGATTATTTGACCATTTAGTTCTAAATATTTCTGAATGTCTAGCACAGGAATTCTCACTTGGAGCCTCATCTTCTCTTTTATTCTAGAATGCTCTACATCTTTATGTCTCGGTATTCTTATACGAACCCCGCCAAGACTTATGTCCTTTGTGTAGCCATAATATCCAATTAAATGTTTTGTTAAATCATTTTGCAATCTCAGCTCAACCCCAATATTAACAGTATACCGCGGATATTTTCTTCTCTCTTGATCTATCCAACTAGTTGTTTTTACAGTTCTTTCTATATCTAAAACCAACTCCTCTATGCTTTGATACCTTTCAGCAGGATCAATATTAAGAGTTTTTAAGACAATGTCCTCAAAACCCTTGAATATTTCTTGATTATAAACTCGTGGCGGTTTAATAGACATATTTAGTTGCTGAGAAACAATTTGGGCAAGAGTCTCTCCATTAAATGGTCTCCTACCTGTTGCAAGTTCATACATAACAACTCCAAGAGAGTAAATATCAGACCGTTCATCTCCTCTATATCCTTTTACTTGTTCAGGAGACATATAATGTGGAGTACCAGCTCTTTCTCGTACTTTCATGCTATATTTGTCCTTTTCATAAGCTAAACCAAAATCTATTATTTTCACGTCACCACCTTTTGTCAAAATTATATTCCTGCTTTTTATGTCCTGATGAATAACGCCTTTTTTGTGAATATACCCAAGTATGTCACATACTTTAAGAATTATACTGATGTAATCCTTTGAGATAGCACCATGCGCTTTTATCAGCTCTCTCAAGTTATATCCGTCAATATATTCCAGTATAATATATTGAGAATCTTTCTTTTCCCCGAAGTCGTACACCTTGGGAATATTTTCATGACTTAATTTCTTCATTATTTCAGCTTCGTGAAAAAATCTGTCGATACGTTTTTGGTCAGTATCAGGCTTTATCTGCAGTATTTTAATAATTACATTTGTTTTGCCTTTAATCCCTAGATAAATATCTGTAAAATCAGTAGAAGTAAGATATTTATTTATTTTATATCCTGATAAGTATTTTCCAATCATAGAAATAAAAAACCCATCCAAGCCCTGACCTGAATGGGTTCCCTTTTTATTTCGGCAACCCAGCTACCAT
Proteins encoded in this region:
- a CDS encoding serine/threonine-protein kinase, whose translation is MIGKYLSGYKINKYLTSTDFTDIYLGIKGKTNVIIKILQIKPDTDQKRIDRFFHEAEIMKKLSHENIPKVYDFGEKKDSQYIILEYIDGYNLRELIKAHGAISKDYISIILKVCDILGYIHKKGVIHQDIKSRNIILTKGGDVKIIDFGLAYEKDKYSMKVRERAGTPHYMSPEQVKGYRGDERSDIYSLGVVMYELATGRRPFNGETLAQIVSQQLNMSIKPPRVYNQEIFKGFEDIVLKTLNIDPAERYQSIEELVLDIERTVKTTSWIDQERRKYPRYTVNIGVELRLQNDLTKHLIGYYGYTKDISLGGVRIRIPRHKDVEHSRIKEKMRLQVRIPVLDIQKYLELNGQIIWHLHKKEDCNIGIQFVSNDKEREESLSKFVESIK